CACCAGCTCAGCCACGGGCGCGGCGGCCACCTGGGCGCTCCCCAACCCGCTCAATATCAGGATCGCCAGGGCGAAACCTGTGCGCATCAGCCCAGTACCTCAGCCAGATTGCCCTTCGTCTCCAGCCAGGACTTGCGGTCGCCGGCACGTTTTTTCGCCAGCAGCATGTCCATCATTTCGCTGGTGGCGGCGAAATCGTCGAGGGTCAACTGCACCAGGCGCCGGGTATTGGGGTCCATGGTGGTTTCACGCAATTGCGGCGGGTTCATTTCGCCCAGGCCCTTGAATCGTGTGACCTGGGGCTTGCCACGTTTCTTCTCGGCCACCAGGCGGTCGAGGATGCCATCACGCTCGGCTTCATCCAGAGCGTAGAAAATCTCTTTGCCCAGGTCGATCCGATACAGCGGCGGCATGGCGACGTAGACGTGGCCGGCATCCACCAGCGGGCGGAAGTGCTGCACAAACAGTGCACACAGCAGCGTAGCGATGTGCAGGCCGTCGGAGTCGGCGTCGGCAAGAATGCAGATCTTGCCGTAACGCAGCTGGCTCATATCGGCCGCGCCGGGATCGACGCCGATGGCCACGGCAATATTGTGCACTTCCTGGCTGGCCAGCACTTCGCTGCCATCGACTTCCCACGTGTTAAGGATCTTGCCGCGCAACGGCAGGATCGCCTGGAATTCTTTGTCCCGCGCCTGCTTGGCGGAGCCGCCGGCGGAATCGCCTTCGACCAGGAACAGTTCCGAGCGCATCGGGTCCTGCCCGGCGCAATCGGCCAGCTTGCCAGGCAGTGCCGGCCCCTGGGTAATGCGCTTGCGCTCGACTTTCTTGCTGGCCTTGAGGCGGCGACCGGCGTTGTTGATCGCCAGCTCGGCCAGGGCCAGGCCCAGTTCCGGGTGCTCGTTGAGCCACAGGCTGAAGGCGTCCTTGACCACACCGGAAACAAACGCCGCCGCTTCACGTGACGACAGGCGCTCCTTGGTCTGGCCGGAGAACTGAGGCTCCTGCATCTTCATCGACAGCACGAACGCGATGCGCTCCCACACGTCTTCCGGCGCCAGCTTCACTCCACGCGGCAACAGGCTGCGGTATTCGCAGAATTCGCGCATGGCATCCAGCAAACCCTGGCGCAGGCCATTGACGTGAGTACCGCCCTGGGCGGTGGGGATCAGGTTGACGTAGCTTTCCTGCACGCTGTCGCCGCCCTCGGGCAACCATAGCAGTGCCCAGTCGACGGCTTCCTTGTTGCCGGCCAGGCTGCCGCAGAACGGCTCGTTGGGCAGGCGTTCGAAGTCGCTGACGGAATCTTCCAGGTAGGAACGCAGGCCGTCTTCATAATGCCATTCGACCTTCTCGCCGGTGCCTTTGTCTTCAAAGGTGACCAGCAGGCCCGGACACAACACCGCCTTGGCCTTGAGCACGTGCTTGAGGCGGCTGATGGAGAATTTCGGCGAATCGAAGTATTTCGGGTCCGGCGCAAAGTAAACGCTGGTGCCGGTGTTGCGCTTGCCAACGCTGCCGATCACTTCCAGATCGGTGGCTTTGTAGCCATCGGCGAAGGTCATCTGGTACTCATTGCCGTCGCGCTTGACCTTGACCCGCACCAGGGTAGACAAGGCGTTGACCACGGAGATACCCACGCCGTGCAAGCCACCGGAGAACTGGTAGTTCTTGTTGGAAAACTTGCCGCCGGCGTGAAGCTTGGTGAGGATCAGCTCGACGCCCGACACGCCTTCTTCGGGGTGGATGTCCACGGGCATGCCGCGACCATCGTCGGACACTTCCAGGGAATGGTCCGCGTGGAGAATGACGTGCACCGACTTGGCATGGCCAGCCAGGGCTTCGTCGACACTGTTGTCGATGACTTCCTGGGCAAGGTGGTTAGGCCGGCTGGTGTCGGTGTACATGCCGGGGCGTTTGCGCACCGGGTCGAGGCCCGAGAGGACTTCGATGGCGTCGGCGTTATAAGAGCTAGCGCTGGGAGTGGCCATGGGGTCTCATCGTGAGTCGTTCGATTAAAAAGTAACCTGCGATTGGCAAGGCGCTTACAGTGCCGAGAAATCGAAGGATTGATACTGATCTGCGCCAATGCCGGCAAAACCGAGCAACGCCGGCAGTTGCCGGGCAAACCCCTGGTAACCATGGTCGCCGCCCGCCTGGATGCGCAGGGCGCAGGCCCGGTAGTACTGCTGGGCTAGACGGTAATCCAGGGTTTCATCGCCGGTCTGCAACCACACCTGGTAACGCGTGGGGTCCTGGGGCGCGGGCACTTCCAGC
The sequence above is drawn from the Pseudomonas quebecensis genome and encodes:
- the parE gene encoding DNA topoisomerase IV subunit B; this translates as MATPSASSYNADAIEVLSGLDPVRKRPGMYTDTSRPNHLAQEVIDNSVDEALAGHAKSVHVILHADHSLEVSDDGRGMPVDIHPEEGVSGVELILTKLHAGGKFSNKNYQFSGGLHGVGISVVNALSTLVRVKVKRDGNEYQMTFADGYKATDLEVIGSVGKRNTGTSVYFAPDPKYFDSPKFSISRLKHVLKAKAVLCPGLLVTFEDKGTGEKVEWHYEDGLRSYLEDSVSDFERLPNEPFCGSLAGNKEAVDWALLWLPEGGDSVQESYVNLIPTAQGGTHVNGLRQGLLDAMREFCEYRSLLPRGVKLAPEDVWERIAFVLSMKMQEPQFSGQTKERLSSREAAAFVSGVVKDAFSLWLNEHPELGLALAELAINNAGRRLKASKKVERKRITQGPALPGKLADCAGQDPMRSELFLVEGDSAGGSAKQARDKEFQAILPLRGKILNTWEVDGSEVLASQEVHNIAVAIGVDPGAADMSQLRYGKICILADADSDGLHIATLLCALFVQHFRPLVDAGHVYVAMPPLYRIDLGKEIFYALDEAERDGILDRLVAEKKRGKPQVTRFKGLGEMNPPQLRETTMDPNTRRLVQLTLDDFAATSEMMDMLLAKKRAGDRKSWLETKGNLAEVLG